Within Flavobacteriales bacterium, the genomic segment TCCTCCCAGGTTACGTCCCTCTTAGAACCTTTATAAAAAATAAAGCCTATATAATCAGGTTTTAATGCAGCCAATTCAGCCACATTATCTTCATCTCGCATACCGCATACTTTGATCTTCATAACTTATTGAATTGCACGAGCTGCAGAACGAATGTCCGTTAGTAATTCGAAACACTTCTCCCCTGGATTTTCAGTCTTCATAAAAGTTTCGCCAATCAAAAAGCCATTGTATCCATGCTTGTAAAGATTCATGATTGTATCAACGTCCTTTAAGGCACTTTCAGAAATACATGGAAGCTCTTTCGGAATTAACTCATTCATTTCAATCGACTGATCGATGTTGACCGTAAAGTCTTTTAGGTTTCTATTATTCACACCAATAATATCCACAAACTGATTAATATGCCCTAATTCCTCCTTACCCCTAACTTCCAAAAACACCTCAAGATCAATTGACTTAGCAAATTTACCTAAAGCTATCGTTTCACTAATCGACAAAACCGAAGCAATCAATAAAATAACATCTGCCCCGATAGATTTTGCCTCTAGCAACTGGTATTCATCCACAATAAACTCCTTTCTTAAAATTGGAATCTCAATCGCATTACGTGCTTCAACCAAATCGGCCATTGTACCTTGAAAATACTTCTCATCTGTTAATACAGAAACAGCGCTGGCGCCAGCTGCTTGGTATCCCGCAACTACATCGGCTACTTTAGCAACACCATTAATCAATCCCTTCGAAGGAGATCTTCTCTTAAACTCCGCCACAATACATGG encodes:
- a CDS encoding indole-3-glycerol-phosphate synthase, with protein sequence MNILDKIVADKRLEVDARKSERPTIKVDYDLKFASYSLAEKILSTQEPCIVAEFKRRSPSKGLINGVAKVADVVAGYQAAGASAVSVLTDEKYFQGTMADLVEARNAIEIPILRKEFIVDEYQLLEAKSIGADVILLIASVLSISETIALGKFAKSIDLEVFLEVRGKEELGHINQFVDIIGVNNRNLKDFTVNIDQSIEMNELIPKELPCISESALKDVDTIMNLYKHGYNGFLIGETFMKTENPGEKCFELLTDIRSAARAIQ